The following proteins are co-located in the Trueperaceae bacterium genome:
- a CDS encoding sugar ABC transporter ATP-binding protein codes for MPESAFHQDNRRSTPLKRAPLISARNVAKRYGAVRALVDGNVEIHPGEVVALLGANGSGKSTLGKVITGMTRPDGGQLQFDGTTAPVTSPEHARRLGVSAVYQELSLVPDLTVAENVFLGNEPTRLGGLDRRLMQHRTAELLESFAGVFTVPVTPGTVVGNLPPSERQLVEVVKALSRQPRALILDEATASLDGRQVDRLFELMAGWRDQGLGLVFVSHRMDEIFRVADRAVVLRDGATVGQLQLRGGDDRRTAERKLVELMTGGGEAGALLLDEARPRAAVDRAAREPALRLRGFASGILAPLDLEVGAGELLGLGGLQGQGQSRLLLALFGAAPHRGSVELDGRRVRVASPRQAVRAGIAYVPGDRNRDGLLAVRPILENLQLPNWERYGTPLRVGAARKDAQMVASDLNVRLAGLDANVSTLSGGNAQKIVIGKWLLRRPRLLLLDDPTKGIDVEAKEEFYRLLARLQADGTTVLFTSSDDAELLGLCERVVVLHDGRVTAELTGPTLDKGSLVAASLGAR; via the coding sequence ATGCCAGAATCCGCCTTCCATCAAGACAACCGCAGGTCGACGCCGCTGAAGAGGGCACCACTCATCAGCGCACGGAACGTCGCCAAGCGATACGGCGCCGTTCGCGCGCTGGTGGACGGCAACGTCGAGATCCACCCCGGCGAGGTCGTCGCGTTGCTGGGCGCGAACGGTAGCGGCAAGAGCACCCTCGGGAAGGTGATCACGGGCATGACCCGCCCCGACGGCGGGCAGCTGCAGTTCGACGGCACCACCGCTCCGGTCACGTCGCCGGAACACGCCCGCCGGCTCGGCGTGAGCGCCGTCTACCAGGAGCTCTCGCTCGTGCCGGACCTCACCGTCGCCGAGAACGTCTTCCTCGGCAACGAGCCGACGCGGCTGGGCGGCCTCGACCGCCGCCTCATGCAGCACCGCACCGCCGAGCTACTCGAGAGCTTCGCCGGCGTGTTCACCGTGCCGGTGACACCCGGCACGGTCGTCGGCAACCTTCCACCGAGCGAACGACAACTGGTCGAGGTGGTCAAGGCCTTGTCGCGGCAACCGCGCGCCCTCATCCTCGACGAGGCCACGGCCTCGCTCGACGGGCGGCAGGTCGACAGGCTGTTCGAGCTGATGGCGGGGTGGCGCGACCAAGGTCTGGGGCTCGTGTTCGTCTCCCACCGCATGGACGAGATATTCCGCGTGGCCGACCGGGCCGTCGTGCTGCGTGACGGGGCGACCGTCGGTCAGCTCCAGCTCCGCGGCGGCGACGACCGCCGCACGGCGGAGCGGAAGCTGGTGGAGCTCATGACGGGTGGTGGCGAGGCTGGGGCACTGCTCCTCGACGAGGCGCGCCCCCGCGCCGCGGTCGACCGCGCCGCACGGGAGCCCGCCCTCCGCCTGCGCGGCTTCGCCAGCGGGATCCTCGCGCCACTCGACCTGGAGGTGGGCGCGGGCGAGCTGCTCGGCCTAGGGGGTCTGCAGGGTCAGGGCCAGAGCCGGCTGCTCTTGGCCCTGTTCGGGGCGGCGCCGCACCGGGGCAGCGTGGAGTTGGACGGCCGCCGCGTGCGCGTCGCCTCGCCGCGCCAGGCGGTGCGGGCGGGCATCGCGTACGTGCCGGGTGACAGGAACCGCGACGGGCTCCTGGCCGTGAGACCGATCCTCGAGAACCTCCAGCTCCCGAACTGGGAGCGGTACGGGACGCCCTTGCGGGTCGGCGCCGCCCGCAAGGACGCGCAGATGGTGGCGAGCGACCTCAACGTGCGCTTGGCGGGGCTCGACGCGAACGTCTCCACCCTCTCGGGCGGCAACGCCCAGAAGATCGTCATAGGCAAGTGGCTCCTCAGACGCCCGCGCCTCCTGCTGCTCGACGACCCGACCAAGGGCATCGACGTCGAGGCGAAGGAGGAGTTCTACAGGCTGCTCGCGCGCCTGCAGGCGGACGGCACCACCGTGCTCTTCACGTCGTCGGACGACGCGGAGCTGCTCGGGCTCTGCGAGCGGGTGGTCGTGCTGCACGACGGGCGCGTCACCGCCGAGCTCACGGGCCCCACGCTCGACAAGGGGAGCCTCGTGGCCGCCTCCCTGGGGGCCCGGTGA
- a CDS encoding ABC transporter permease, whose product MRAAPAGAARFRNLTFLVPLLVLALAVLLNYLLQPNLFQPRVLNGNLRVMLPLMVLTAGQAVVILAGGIDLSVGAVVSLVNVLLVTLVTPDSGPAEVLLGLAVGVAVGALTGAVNGVCVAYLRLQPIVTTYATSFLFSGVALAVLPRPGGALPRGLTTFYRSAPFGVPAAAYGVALLLLVWWLLRRTRFMQHVYAVGGAAAAARASGVSVSWIRFSSYVVMGVFAAFAAAMLTLSTGSGNARLGDAMTLPSIVAVVLGGTRLAGGAGGVTGAVIGVAILTVIRNLITFANVPTWYQTLVDAVIILAALAGPGLVRRLRGSR is encoded by the coding sequence ATGCGCGCGGCGCCGGCGGGCGCGGCGCGGTTCCGCAACCTGACCTTCCTCGTGCCGCTGCTGGTGCTGGCGCTGGCGGTACTGCTCAACTACCTCCTGCAACCGAACCTGTTCCAGCCGCGTGTACTGAACGGCAACCTGCGGGTGATGCTGCCGCTCATGGTCCTGACGGCCGGCCAGGCGGTGGTGATCCTGGCGGGCGGGATCGACCTCTCCGTCGGGGCGGTGGTGTCGCTCGTGAACGTCCTGCTGGTCACGCTCGTCACCCCCGACTCCGGCCCGGCCGAGGTCCTCCTGGGCCTGGCCGTCGGCGTGGCCGTCGGCGCGCTCACCGGCGCGGTGAACGGCGTCTGCGTGGCGTACCTGCGCCTGCAGCCGATCGTGACCACCTACGCCACCTCGTTCCTCTTCTCGGGCGTCGCCTTGGCGGTCTTGCCGCGCCCGGGCGGGGCGCTGCCCCGCGGCCTGACCACCTTCTACCGCTCGGCGCCCTTCGGCGTCCCGGCGGCCGCGTACGGCGTGGCGCTGCTGCTCCTCGTGTGGTGGCTCCTCAGGCGCACGCGCTTCATGCAGCACGTCTACGCCGTCGGCGGCGCGGCCGCGGCGGCGCGGGCCAGCGGCGTGAGCGTCAGCTGGATCAGGTTCTCCAGCTACGTCGTCATGGGCGTGTTCGCCGCCTTCGCCGCCGCGATGCTCACCCTGTCCACCGGCTCCGGCAACGCGCGCCTCGGCGACGCCATGACGCTCCCGTCCATCGTCGCCGTGGTGCTCGGCGGCACGCGACTCGCCGGCGGCGCCGGGGGCGTGACGGGCGCCGTCATCGGGGTGGCCATCCTCACTGTCATCCGCAACCTGATAACGTTCGCCAACGTCCCCACCTGGTACCAGACCCTCGTCGACGCGGTCATCATCCTGGCCGCGCTGGCCGGGCCCGGCCTCGTCAGGCGCCTGAGGGGCTCCAGATGA
- a CDS encoding ABC transporter permease, translated as MPRVPPPVVALLLSVLLFFAAGVLQPGFLNVDQAINIVRLAAFLGIIAAGQTLVIISGGEGIDLSVANVVTLGAILTFMVSGGASERLLPAVAVALAVGAVIGLVNGLGIVALSIPPLVMTLGMAGVVKGTILAVTQGDIPGGVPPLLAKLVTGRLLGLPGVLYLWLLLALLMWGLLERTGYGKRLFAVGVNRSTARLSGVNVPLTVVITYTLSGLLAALGGVLLLGFTQRVFLSLGDSYLFPSIAAVVVGGTVLAGGRGSYVGTMAGALVLTMAESLLRAMRIGEAYQMIVFGLILVALLAVYGRQRDSA; from the coding sequence ATGCCGCGCGTGCCGCCACCCGTCGTGGCGCTGCTGCTCTCCGTGCTGCTCTTCTTCGCGGCCGGCGTCCTGCAACCGGGCTTCCTCAACGTCGACCAGGCGATCAACATCGTGCGGCTGGCGGCCTTCCTTGGCATCATCGCCGCCGGGCAGACGCTCGTGATCATCTCGGGCGGCGAGGGGATAGACCTGTCGGTCGCTAACGTCGTCACGCTGGGCGCCATCCTCACGTTCATGGTGTCGGGCGGGGCGAGCGAACGGCTCCTGCCGGCGGTCGCGGTCGCTCTGGCCGTGGGCGCCGTCATCGGTCTCGTCAACGGCCTCGGCATCGTGGCCCTGTCGATCCCGCCGCTGGTGATGACCCTCGGCATGGCCGGGGTCGTCAAGGGCACCATCCTGGCCGTCACGCAGGGCGACATCCCCGGCGGGGTGCCGCCGCTCCTCGCCAAGCTCGTGACGGGGCGACTCCTGGGCCTGCCGGGCGTGCTCTACCTGTGGTTGCTCCTGGCGCTTCTGATGTGGGGGCTGCTGGAACGCACAGGGTACGGCAAGCGCCTCTTCGCGGTCGGCGTGAACCGCAGCACGGCCCGGCTGTCCGGGGTGAACGTGCCACTTACCGTCGTCATCACCTACACCCTCAGCGGTCTGCTGGCGGCCCTTGGCGGCGTGCTGCTGCTCGGCTTCACGCAGCGCGTCTTCCTCAGCCTCGGCGATTCCTACCTGTTCCCGTCCATCGCCGCCGTCGTTGTCGGCGGCACCGTCTTGGCCGGGGGGCGCGGCTCGTACGTTGGCACCATGGCCGGCGCGCTCGTCCTGACCATGGCCGAGAGCCTCCTGCGCGCCATGCGCATCGGCGAGGCCTACCAGATGATCGTCTTCGGGCTCATCTTGGTGGCGCTGCTGGCCGTGTACGGCCGTCAGCGCGACAGCGCCTGA
- a CDS encoding sugar phosphate isomerase/epimerase, with protein sequence MQLGFATAILPDLTLEEVLEFAAQEGFRWLEVMCWPVDAGDQRRYAGVTHIDVAGFGPDDAARVKELCARYGVGISGLGYYPNPLAPDERERATYVAHLERVIDAAALLGVGVVNTFIGRDPRLPIAAQWERVEEVWRPLVARAEGAGVRLGIENCPMLFSLDEWPGGKNLAVSPEVWEELFRRLPSDNLGLNFDPSHLVWQGIDIDRALRDFAHKLVHVHLKDERVDAELLYRRGNLGLGWHVPKIPGLGDIDWPAFFRTLTDVGWDGPVVIEVEDRAFEGDLEGRKEALRASGAYLRAVMRHGG encoded by the coding sequence ATGCAGCTCGGTTTCGCCACCGCCATCCTCCCCGACCTGACGTTGGAGGAGGTCCTCGAGTTCGCCGCTCAGGAGGGTTTCCGCTGGCTCGAGGTCATGTGTTGGCCCGTCGACGCCGGCGACCAGCGGCGCTACGCCGGCGTGACGCACATCGACGTGGCCGGCTTCGGTCCCGACGACGCCGCGCGCGTCAAGGAGCTGTGCGCCCGCTACGGCGTTGGCATCAGCGGGCTCGGCTACTACCCGAACCCGCTCGCGCCCGACGAACGTGAGCGGGCCACCTACGTCGCGCACCTCGAGCGCGTCATCGACGCCGCGGCGCTGCTGGGTGTGGGCGTCGTCAACACCTTCATCGGGCGCGACCCTCGCCTCCCGATCGCGGCGCAGTGGGAGCGGGTCGAGGAGGTGTGGCGGCCGCTGGTGGCGCGCGCGGAGGGCGCCGGTGTGAGGCTGGGTATCGAGAACTGCCCCATGCTCTTCAGCCTCGACGAGTGGCCCGGCGGCAAGAACCTCGCCGTCTCGCCCGAGGTGTGGGAGGAGCTCTTCAGGCGCCTGCCGAGCGACAACCTGGGGCTGAACTTCGACCCGTCGCACCTAGTGTGGCAGGGCATCGACATCGACCGCGCCCTTCGTGATTTCGCGCACAAGCTGGTGCACGTGCACCTCAAGGACGAGCGCGTCGATGCCGAGCTCCTCTACCGCCGCGGCAACCTCGGGCTCGGCTGGCACGTCCCGAAGATCCCCGGCCTCGGCGACATCGACTGGCCCGCGTTCTTCAGGACCCTGACCGACGTGGGCTGGGACGGCCCCGTCGTGATCGAGGTGGAGGACAGGGCGTTCGAGGGCGACCTGGAGGGGCGCAAGGAGGCGCTGCGCGCCTCGGGCGCCTACCTGCGAGCCGTGATGCGTCACGGGGGCTGA
- a CDS encoding substrate-binding domain-containing protein — MRRLLLTITGTLLLAAAAAQSYTIGISNGFVGSEWRTLMVQDLERTAAAIKSEQGIDVTLVFENADVDVQGQIQQIQNLLNKGVDAIIVNPNDQQALNLALEEAVDEGVVVIAIDQEVSAQGAYNVVIDQREWGATNARWLAEALGGKGNIVIIEGFVGHPANEDRMAGVMDVLSGYPDIKIVGRESGGWDQATGQRVASDMLASLPGIDGILTQDGMAQGILTAVRAANPTPFPIMTGEAYAGYLRLWDETSKEHPGFSSVAVVNPPGIASSGLRVALELLQGRKVDESQLGGTFGNTLYVPIPFVITQDGLAAALAEYADKPDSYAMDGIITQEDAAAFMQ; from the coding sequence ATGAGACGTCTTCTGCTCACCATCACCGGCACCCTGTTGCTCGCGGCAGCCGCCGCGCAGTCTTACACCATCGGCATCTCCAACGGTTTCGTGGGCTCGGAGTGGCGCACGCTCATGGTCCAAGACCTCGAGCGCACGGCCGCAGCCATCAAGTCCGAGCAGGGGATCGATGTCACGTTGGTCTTCGAGAACGCCGACGTCGACGTCCAGGGCCAGATCCAGCAGATCCAGAACTTGCTCAACAAGGGCGTCGACGCCATCATCGTCAACCCCAACGACCAGCAGGCCCTCAACCTCGCCCTCGAGGAGGCCGTCGACGAGGGCGTCGTCGTCATCGCCATCGACCAGGAGGTCAGCGCGCAGGGGGCCTACAACGTGGTCATCGACCAGCGCGAGTGGGGCGCCACCAACGCCCGCTGGCTCGCCGAGGCGCTCGGCGGCAAGGGCAACATCGTGATCATCGAGGGCTTCGTCGGCCACCCCGCCAACGAGGACCGCATGGCCGGCGTCATGGACGTGCTCTCCGGTTACCCCGACATCAAGATCGTGGGTCGCGAGTCGGGCGGCTGGGACCAGGCCACGGGCCAGCGCGTGGCGTCCGACATGCTCGCCTCCCTGCCCGGCATCGACGGCATCCTCACCCAGGACGGCATGGCGCAAGGGATCCTCACGGCCGTCCGCGCCGCCAACCCCACGCCGTTCCCCATCATGACGGGCGAAGCGTACGCCGGTTACCTGCGACTCTGGGACGAGACGAGCAAGGAGCACCCCGGCTTCAGCTCCGTCGCGGTCGTGAACCCTCCGGGGATCGCGTCCAGCGGCCTGCGCGTCGCCCTCGAGTTGTTGCAGGGCCGCAAGGTCGACGAGTCGCAGCTCGGCGGCACCTTCGGCAACACCCTCTACGTCCCCATCCCGTTCGTCATCACCCAGGACGGCCTGGCCGCGGCGCTCGCCGAGTACGCCGACAAGCCCGACAGCTACGCCATGGACGGCATCATCACGCAGGAGGACGCCGCGGCGTTCATGCAGTAA